In Symmachiella dynata, the following are encoded in one genomic region:
- a CDS encoding aminotransferase class I/II-fold pyridoxal phosphate-dependent enzyme, whose translation MLDPLFETPLCNAADLGRPIPDSPHAVSVCLPTWADNIGYEEKTPRVIEQLNNGYPRFVFHHLCQQLFAECHAKFAAADESCLAFPSVVAAERFVEFFAKQTGQKPRLCDFGRHGVQAACFPTQFADTAKAGWQHLGEGISSRHAEACLENRTAPDATAAKQILRQRIADAASATVEDVFLFPSGMNAIFSLYRALEATFPDRKCAQFGFPYVDTLKIQKTCGTGVHFYPHGESADLDQLAEVLAAEPISGIYTEFPSNPLLKSPDLARLAELARAHRCPLVVDDTVATSVNADVLSAADAVCSSLTKFFSGAGDVTAGSVVLNANGPFYNELKTALSQEDDLLWCEDALVLEENSRDFEARVRQINHNAEQLADHLLQHPRVTAVNYPKFQTPQRYRAFRKRDGGYGGLLSVEFAEPAKRAPRVFDALRVCKGPNLGTNYTLVCPYTILAHYGELDFAEDCGVSRYLLRVSVGLEPPEDLIARFNEALAVD comes from the coding sequence GTGCTTGATCCATTATTCGAAACTCCGTTGTGCAACGCCGCTGATCTGGGGCGACCGATCCCCGATTCTCCGCACGCCGTCTCTGTCTGTTTGCCGACATGGGCTGACAATATTGGTTATGAAGAGAAAACACCGCGCGTCATTGAGCAATTGAACAATGGCTACCCCCGCTTTGTCTTCCATCATCTCTGCCAACAATTGTTTGCGGAGTGTCATGCAAAATTCGCCGCTGCGGATGAATCCTGTTTGGCATTTCCGTCGGTCGTCGCCGCTGAGCGTTTCGTCGAGTTCTTTGCCAAGCAGACCGGACAAAAACCTCGGCTCTGCGACTTCGGCCGACACGGCGTCCAAGCGGCCTGCTTTCCGACACAATTTGCCGACACCGCCAAAGCAGGTTGGCAACATCTCGGTGAAGGGATTTCCTCCCGGCATGCCGAAGCCTGTCTTGAAAACCGTACCGCCCCCGACGCGACGGCGGCAAAACAAATTCTCCGGCAACGCATCGCCGATGCTGCCAGCGCCACTGTGGAGGATGTGTTTCTCTTTCCCAGCGGAATGAATGCGATATTCTCGCTCTATCGCGCGTTGGAAGCGACTTTTCCGGATCGCAAGTGCGCGCAGTTCGGCTTTCCTTACGTCGATACGCTCAAAATCCAAAAAACCTGCGGCACGGGCGTGCATTTTTATCCACACGGAGAATCCGCAGACTTGGATCAGCTGGCTGAGGTTTTGGCGGCCGAGCCGATCAGCGGGATTTACACCGAATTTCCCTCGAATCCGTTATTGAAAAGCCCCGACCTGGCGCGGCTGGCGGAACTGGCGCGTGCCCACCGTTGCCCGCTGGTCGTCGACGACACTGTCGCCACATCCGTCAATGCCGATGTCCTCTCGGCGGCCGACGCTGTCTGTTCCAGTTTGACCAAATTCTTCTCCGGCGCCGGTGACGTCACAGCCGGTTCGGTTGTGCTCAATGCCAATGGCCCGTTTTACAACGAACTGAAAACAGCTCTCAGCCAAGAGGATGATTTGCTGTGGTGTGAGGATGCGCTGGTCCTGGAGGAAAATTCCCGCGATTTCGAAGCGCGTGTCCGGCAGATCAATCACAACGCCGAACAATTGGCCGATCATCTGTTGCAGCATCCTCGCGTTACGGCTGTGAATTACCCCAAATTCCAAACGCCACAGCGATACAGGGCGTTTCGAAAACGAGACGGGGGATACGGCGGGCTGTTGTCGGTCGAATTCGCCGAACCGGCGAAACGCGCTCCCCGCGTCTTCGATGCTCTGCGCGTCTGCAAGGGACCCAACCTGGGAACGAACTACACGCTCGTCTGTCCCTATACAATCCTAGCGCATTACGGCGAACTCGATTTCGCCGAAGACTGCGGCGTCTCCCGCTACCTGCTGCGCGTCTCCGTCGGGCTGGAACCACCTGAAGACCTGATTGCCCGTTTCAACGAAGCCTTAGCAGTCGATTGA
- a CDS encoding MBL fold metallo-hydrolase, whose product MKYSRRGWIALLTTLVVTSAGGYAAGWFSPNETTITELAPGVFFRKSQTEPVFLGCNQGWVEFKDFVLVIDANFPNQAAEVAKLIKKHTGKPIRYVFDTHYHGDHADGNMIYTAQGATAIASENSQLLFDTKGLDGFRKSQQSKPEEYGPLNYEKPTLLFPRKMVIDDGTQRVELLHFGHAHTAGDAVAWLPKQGILFSGDAVVNGAFNYTGDSNTASWVGVLTEIQTLPIKTVAPGHGEVGDEKLVPLQKRYFVELRETIQQAIDDGKSLDEIKADIELPFYQEWTGVDVRERTENIEFVYGELTSR is encoded by the coding sequence ATGAAATACTCACGACGCGGATGGATCGCGCTGTTGACGACGCTGGTCGTGACGTCCGCCGGGGGGTACGCCGCCGGGTGGTTTTCACCGAATGAAACCACAATCACGGAATTGGCGCCCGGCGTCTTTTTCCGCAAATCGCAAACCGAACCGGTCTTTCTGGGCTGCAATCAAGGTTGGGTCGAATTCAAAGACTTCGTGCTGGTCATCGATGCCAACTTTCCCAATCAGGCGGCCGAAGTGGCGAAGTTGATCAAAAAACATACGGGCAAACCGATCCGTTACGTCTTCGACACCCATTACCACGGCGATCACGCGGACGGCAACATGATCTATACCGCCCAGGGGGCGACCGCTATCGCTTCGGAGAATAGCCAACTGTTATTCGACACCAAGGGTCTTGACGGATTTCGTAAGTCGCAACAAAGCAAACCCGAAGAATACGGCCCGCTCAACTATGAAAAACCTACGTTGCTGTTCCCCCGTAAAATGGTGATTGACGATGGCACACAGCGGGTGGAATTGTTGCATTTCGGTCATGCCCACACCGCCGGCGACGCGGTGGCCTGGTTGCCGAAACAGGGGATCCTATTCAGCGGCGACGCCGTCGTAAACGGAGCCTTCAATTACACCGGTGATAGCAACACGGCCAGTTGGGTCGGCGTGCTCACGGAAATCCAAACGCTCCCCATCAAAACCGTCGCCCCCGGCCACGGAGAAGTGGGTGACGAAAAACTGGTTCCCCTGCAAAAACGTTACTTCGTTGAATTGCGCGAAACCATTCAACAGGCGATCGACGATGGCAAATCGCTGGATGAGATCAAAGCCGATATCGAACTGCCCTTTTATCAAGAATGGACAGGCGTTGATGTCCGAGAACGGACGGAAAATATTGAGTTCGTCTACGGTGAATTGACCTCTCGCTAA
- a CDS encoding DUF1501 domain-containing protein: MAPVRCPGPVNRREFLRIGSLALGGATLSEISAGRAAAGTLNSDTSVILCYLHGGPSQLETYDLKPHAPVETRSVFSPISTSVPGMDICEHFPLQAKIADKFSIVRSLNHDVGIHSDGGIIVCTGKRPAVLDPTSQSKSEHPDIGSIVSRVRGGHRSGMPQYVATPSSFYFTRPTYLGVAQQPFVVGNPAAKSYAPPELKIAPQLQERGLDDRKALLAQFDRFRSDLDLNEALAGTDAFRQHAFNMLTTPQVAEAFDINQEPDKLRDQYGRNMWGQSFLLARRLAEAGTGVVSLMMNSPKSGEEFTNWDDHPGNAGRPGHFATFMRTRLPYLDQALTTMIEDIWDRGLNRRIMVVVVGEFGRTPRIRKGAPNDSVGRDHWPNAYSALISGGDLQMGRVIGATDSKAAYPVESPHSPQDLLATVYRHLGVDYTQQFVDYGGRPISILPFGEPIAGLL, encoded by the coding sequence ATGGCCCCTGTTCGTTGCCCCGGTCCGGTCAATCGCCGCGAATTCTTGCGTATTGGATCGCTTGCGCTGGGGGGAGCGACATTATCAGAAATTTCCGCCGGGCGCGCGGCGGCGGGAACGTTGAACAGCGACACGTCGGTTATTTTGTGCTATCTGCACGGCGGTCCGTCGCAACTGGAAACCTACGACCTCAAGCCGCATGCGCCGGTGGAAACACGCAGCGTCTTCTCGCCGATTTCCACATCGGTGCCGGGGATGGATATCTGCGAACACTTTCCGCTACAGGCGAAGATCGCGGATAAGTTTTCGATCGTCCGCTCGCTGAACCATGACGTCGGGATTCACAGTGACGGGGGCATTATTGTTTGCACCGGCAAACGTCCGGCGGTCCTCGATCCCACGTCGCAATCCAAAAGCGAACATCCCGACATCGGCAGTATTGTCAGCCGCGTACGGGGCGGGCATCGCTCGGGGATGCCGCAATATGTGGCGACACCCTCATCGTTTTATTTCACGCGGCCGACCTACTTGGGTGTTGCGCAACAACCCTTCGTCGTCGGTAATCCTGCCGCCAAGAGCTATGCCCCGCCCGAATTGAAGATCGCGCCGCAACTCCAAGAACGGGGGCTGGATGACCGCAAGGCACTGCTAGCGCAGTTTGATCGATTTCGCAGTGACTTGGATCTCAACGAGGCGCTGGCCGGGACGGACGCGTTTCGCCAACACGCCTTCAACATGCTGACCACTCCGCAAGTCGCCGAGGCCTTCGACATCAATCAGGAACCCGACAAGCTTCGCGATCAATACGGCCGCAATATGTGGGGCCAATCGTTTTTGCTGGCGCGGCGTCTGGCCGAAGCGGGGACAGGGGTCGTGAGCCTGATGATGAACTCGCCAAAGAGCGGCGAGGAATTCACGAACTGGGACGACCATCCCGGCAATGCCGGCCGCCCGGGACATTTTGCGACCTTCATGCGGACACGCTTGCCCTATCTGGACCAAGCGTTGACGACGATGATCGAAGACATTTGGGACCGGGGTTTGAATCGCCGGATCATGGTTGTGGTGGTCGGCGAATTTGGCCGCACACCACGGATTCGCAAGGGAGCACCGAATGACTCCGTTGGCCGCGATCATTGGCCCAATGCCTATTCGGCGTTGATCTCAGGCGGTGATTTGCAAATGGGACGCGTTATCGGAGCCACTGACAGCAAGGCCGCCTATCCGGTCGAGTCGCCGCATTCGCCGCAAGATTTGTTGGCGACCGTTTATCGGCATTTGGGCGTTGATTATACGCAGCAGTTCGTCGACTATGGAGGACGCCCGATATCCATTTTGCCGTTCGGCGAACCGATCGCGGGATTACTTTGA
- a CDS encoding DUF1501 domain-containing protein, giving the protein MLTPAHWKSMLTRRHFFGRSASGIGVAALASLLNESPTAQAAEGGGLPGFPNFAPRAKRVIYLFQSGGPSQMDLFDHKPNLGELRGTDLPDSIRQGQRLTGMTSRQAHFPVAPSKFRFDKHGESGQEISELLPHTAKIADDICIIRSLNTKAVNHDPAITFFQTGAELAGRPSMGSWLAYGLGSDNRDLPAFVTMVSGDGGQPLYDRLWGSGFLPTQYQGVKFRSVGDPVLFLSNPQGIDDPTRRRVLDDLAEMNRLKLNEFGDPEIATRIAQYELAYRMQTSVPELTDVSSEPQHIFDQYGADSKKPGTFAANCLLARRLAERGVRFIQLFHRGWDQHLNLPRDIGKQCAATDQASAALVQDLKQRGLLEDTLVVWGGEFGRTVYCQGKLTADDYGRDHHPRCFSMWLAGGGIKGGLTFGETDDYSYNITADPVHIYDLHATMLHCLGIDHEKLTYKFQGRYFRLTDVHGKIVRELLA; this is encoded by the coding sequence ATGCTGACTCCGGCCCATTGGAAATCGATGTTAACACGGCGGCATTTTTTTGGCCGTTCCGCCAGCGGCATCGGCGTGGCGGCTTTAGCGTCGCTGCTGAATGAATCCCCCACTGCTCAAGCGGCCGAGGGAGGGGGATTGCCGGGGTTTCCTAATTTCGCCCCGCGCGCGAAACGGGTGATCTATTTGTTCCAATCGGGTGGTCCCTCGCAGATGGACCTGTTCGATCACAAGCCAAACTTGGGCGAACTCCGCGGCACCGATTTGCCCGATTCGATTCGCCAAGGGCAGCGACTCACCGGAATGACCTCGCGGCAAGCCCATTTTCCCGTCGCGCCGAGCAAATTTCGTTTTGACAAACATGGAGAAAGCGGGCAGGAAATCAGCGAGCTATTGCCGCACACAGCGAAGATCGCGGACGATATTTGCATCATCCGTTCGTTGAACACCAAAGCGGTCAATCACGACCCGGCGATTACGTTTTTTCAAACAGGAGCCGAACTCGCCGGGCGGCCCAGTATGGGATCGTGGTTGGCTTATGGTTTGGGCAGCGACAATCGTGACTTGCCGGCGTTTGTGACGATGGTGTCCGGCGATGGCGGACAACCGCTTTACGACCGGTTGTGGGGCAGCGGTTTTTTGCCCACGCAATACCAGGGCGTCAAATTCCGCTCCGTCGGCGATCCGGTGCTGTTCCTCTCCAATCCACAGGGAATCGACGATCCCACGCGACGCCGCGTGCTGGACGACTTGGCGGAAATGAATCGGCTGAAGCTGAACGAATTCGGCGATCCCGAAATCGCGACCCGCATCGCCCAATATGAACTCGCCTATCGCATGCAGACCTCGGTGCCGGAATTGACCGATGTCTCCAGCGAACCGCAACATATTTTTGACCAGTACGGTGCCGATTCCAAGAAGCCGGGAACGTTCGCCGCGAACTGTTTATTAGCGCGGCGGTTGGCTGAGCGCGGGGTGCGGTTTATTCAGTTGTTCCATCGCGGTTGGGATCAACACCTCAACTTGCCCAGGGACATTGGCAAGCAATGTGCTGCCACCGATCAAGCGTCAGCGGCGCTGGTTCAAGATTTGAAACAACGCGGGTTGCTGGAAGACACGCTCGTGGTCTGGGGCGGGGAATTCGGACGCACGGTTTATTGCCAAGGCAAGCTGACGGCCGACGATTACGGTCGCGACCATCATCCCCGTTGCTTCTCGATGTGGCTGGCCGGCGGCGGAATTAAAGGCGGACTGACGTTCGGCGAGACGGACGACTACAGCTACAACATCACCGCTGATCCGGTGCATATCTATGATTTGCATGCCACGATGTTGCATTGTCTGGGAATAGACCACGAGAAATTGACATACAAATTCCAAGGCCGCTATTTCCGGCTGACGGATGTGCATGGGAAGATCGTGCGCGAGCTGTTAGCGTGA
- a CDS encoding pectate lyase: MIIALIAVMIPSTATADDLSVDEAQHALRRGVEYFRDHVSIEGGYLWRYAADFSEREGEVPASATTAWVQPPGTPSVGAAYLDVYELTGEEYYLEAARETALALVRGQLQSGGWDYRIEFTPEDRKKHAYRADANQSDDQDKSTPDDTRDKKKKKRPPRNTTTLDDNTTQAALRFLMRIDRALGFQDQPIHESALFALQSLLDAQYPIGAWPQRFSAAPDPDKFPVKSASFPDQWSRTYPAIDYRSYYTFNDNTIADMVDLMFRAAEIYDDPQYTASAERAGDFILLAQLPEPQPGWAQQYDAEMHPAWARKFEPPALTGAESQGVMRTLLRLYDRTGKAKFLQPIPRALAYYQSGVLPDGRLARFYEMGTNTPLYFTKDYQLTYSDDDMPTHYGFKTRNNLDAIAKEYDKRKNSDHPGSAKPLTELNKAPRLSAKLKQRAAAVVDAQQENGAWIEPARQRNRSHIPANAPCINCQTFSDNIVTLARYIAASKNSR; encoded by the coding sequence ATGATAATTGCTTTGATCGCTGTGATGATTCCGTCCACAGCTACTGCGGACGACCTGAGCGTTGATGAGGCGCAACACGCCCTGCGGCGCGGGGTGGAATACTTTCGCGATCACGTGTCGATCGAAGGAGGATACCTGTGGCGGTATGCGGCGGATTTTAGCGAGCGCGAAGGGGAAGTCCCCGCATCTGCAACAACCGCTTGGGTGCAACCACCGGGAACCCCGTCGGTCGGAGCAGCCTATCTGGATGTCTATGAACTGACCGGCGAGGAATATTACCTCGAAGCGGCCCGGGAAACGGCGCTCGCATTGGTGCGGGGACAACTGCAATCCGGCGGCTGGGATTACCGAATCGAATTCACCCCAGAGGATCGCAAAAAGCACGCCTACCGGGCGGATGCGAACCAAAGCGACGACCAAGACAAATCCACCCCGGATGATACGCGTGATAAGAAAAAGAAAAAACGTCCGCCGCGGAACACAACGACTCTGGATGACAACACAACACAAGCCGCGCTGCGGTTTCTGATGCGGATTGATCGTGCGCTCGGTTTTCAGGATCAACCCATTCATGAATCCGCGTTATTCGCACTGCAATCGCTGTTGGATGCGCAATACCCTATTGGCGCATGGCCGCAACGGTTTTCGGCGGCGCCTGACCCGGATAAATTTCCCGTCAAATCGGCAAGTTTTCCTGACCAGTGGTCACGGACCTACCCGGCGATCGATTATCGCAGCTACTACACATTCAACGACAACACGATCGCGGACATGGTTGATCTCATGTTTCGGGCGGCGGAAATCTACGATGACCCCCAATATACGGCCTCTGCGGAGAGAGCGGGTGATTTTATTTTGTTGGCGCAACTGCCCGAACCACAGCCGGGTTGGGCACAACAATACGACGCCGAGATGCATCCCGCTTGGGCACGCAAATTCGAACCACCCGCGCTCACCGGCGCCGAGTCGCAAGGCGTGATGCGGACGCTGTTGCGGCTGTATGACCGGACCGGCAAGGCGAAGTTTCTGCAGCCGATCCCACGCGCCTTGGCTTATTACCAATCCGGCGTTTTGCCCGATGGACGATTGGCGCGGTTCTATGAAATGGGGACCAACACGCCGTTGTACTTCACCAAGGATTATCAGTTGACCTACAGCGACGACGATATGCCCACGCATTATGGATTCAAAACCCGCAATAACCTGGACGCGATCGCCAAAGAATACGACAAACGAAAAAACAGCGATCATCCAGGCTCTGCGAAACCGCTCACCGAACTTAACAAAGCACCGCGCTTGTCAGCGAAATTAAAACAACGAGCTGCCGCTGTTGTTGACGCCCAACAGGAAAACGGCGCGTGGATAGAACCGGCTCGTCAGCGGAATCGCAGCCACATCCCGGCCAATGCCCCTTGCATTAACTGCCAGACATTCTCCGACAACATCGTGACGCTGGCGCGCTACATTGCCGCATCGAAAAACTCACGCTAA
- a CDS encoding SRPBCC family protein: protein MPITIIPDLQRGGFILHCEQRLPAPLEEVFDFFSDACALESITPPWLNFHVVTPTPIGITAGTLIDYKLRMHGIPMRWRSEITVWEPPFRFIDFQRKGPYRHWEHEHTFRTDNGGTIVGDTVHYSVPGGALIHRLLVKRDLERIFSYRQQTIRQRFAADPITTS, encoded by the coding sequence ATGCCGATCACCATCATCCCTGACCTGCAACGCGGTGGTTTTATACTTCATTGCGAACAACGACTGCCTGCTCCGCTGGAGGAGGTGTTCGACTTTTTTTCCGATGCCTGTGCCCTGGAGTCGATTACGCCCCCTTGGCTGAATTTCCATGTCGTAACCCCTACTCCCATCGGAATTACCGCCGGCACGCTGATCGATTACAAGCTCCGTATGCACGGCATTCCGATGCGTTGGCGGAGCGAAATCACCGTCTGGGAACCCCCTTTCCGGTTCATAGATTTTCAGCGCAAAGGCCCTTACAGGCACTGGGAACACGAGCATACGTTCCGCACAGACAATGGCGGAACGATTGTAGGCGACACCGTCCACTATTCCGTCCCCGGCGGAGCATTGATTCATCGCCTGTTGGTGAAACGTGACCTGGAACGAATTTTCTCGTACCGACAGCAGACAATCCGCCAACGCTTTGCCGCCGACCCGATCACGACCAGTTAG
- a CDS encoding tetratricopeptide repeat protein, producing MNRLILGLIVATGLSCMVACLGTKEEVEKPAEAVPVPPKVDPRHQPQTERVEKAAVEIKSMERVGTEEHASIAAEFFVKRFVQQKYRANGDYRDPLMKYFTKTEEWSAFGILQGKDPNLPRYTVECFVHLNDQDEWECRLMRIDKQQVYGMDVPDPDVTLPNIQVGANGKARPVEEKASAAADGETETSQRTADTEAAGDLRMAKSLMKRTPEKAKQRLQAIIAEFPETPAAAEARELIQTIKE from the coding sequence ATGAACCGTTTAATCTTGGGTTTGATAGTGGCCACCGGGTTGTCCTGCATGGTGGCCTGCCTGGGGACCAAAGAGGAAGTCGAGAAACCTGCCGAGGCGGTCCCCGTCCCTCCCAAGGTCGACCCCAGGCATCAACCGCAAACCGAGCGAGTTGAAAAGGCTGCCGTCGAGATCAAATCGATGGAACGCGTTGGAACCGAAGAACACGCGTCGATTGCAGCGGAGTTTTTCGTCAAGCGGTTTGTGCAGCAGAAATATCGCGCCAACGGCGACTATCGCGACCCACTGATGAAGTATTTTACTAAGACCGAAGAATGGTCCGCATTCGGCATCCTGCAAGGCAAGGACCCCAACCTGCCCCGTTATACGGTGGAATGTTTTGTGCACCTGAATGACCAGGACGAATGGGAATGCCGGTTAATGCGGATCGACAAACAACAGGTTTATGGCATGGATGTCCCCGACCCGGATGTGACGTTGCCAAACATCCAGGTGGGCGCTAACGGGAAAGCCAGACCGGTAGAAGAAAAAGCATCCGCCGCTGCCGATGGCGAGACTGAAACGTCGCAGCGAACGGCTGACACTGAAGCCGCCGGCGATCTACGAATGGCCAAATCCTTGATGAAGCGAACCCCAGAGAAAGCAAAGCAACGATTGCAGGCAATCATTGCTGAATTCCCTGAGACCCCGGCAGCCGCAGAAGCCCGTGAATTGATCCAAACGATCAAGGAATGA